Proteins encoded together in one Nostoc sp. PCC 7524 window:
- a CDS encoding site-2 protease family protein produces the protein MFTSSETPILGIILLVACAILGWGFYRARPFGKLGILAWLQSVVLMAPWLLFFGLFAAGIYINIVGILFLVVGSAGLYIYLGRQLRAAGQDAILKQRATQRLAEESAQTSETVPQPAVVVEIMPIPEADLSAIKSIFGIDTFFATETIAYQDGAIFKGNLRGEPQEIHHRLTASLKQKLGDQYRLFLVENTDGKPVVIVLPSSNDPRPTTLPQKAFAGILGLATIATSLETAGLLLNFDLLGTPARLPEALPIGLGIFAILIAHEIGHWLLARRYQVRLSWPFFLPAVQIGSFGAITRFESLLPNRTALFDIAVAGPVAGGAVSLLMLIAGLLLSHQGSLFQLPNQFFQGSILVGSLARVVLGSALQSPVVNVHPLVVIGWLGLVITALNLMPAGQLDGGRIVQAIYGRKTASRATIATLILLALVALGNTLAMYWAIVIVFLQRDLERPSLNEISEPDDARAALGLLVLFLMITTLLPLTPGLAGRLGIGG, from the coding sequence ATGTTTACTTCGTCAGAGACTCCTATACTGGGAATCATTTTACTCGTAGCTTGCGCCATTTTGGGTTGGGGCTTTTATCGCGCCAGACCTTTTGGAAAACTGGGAATCTTGGCCTGGTTGCAGTCGGTGGTATTAATGGCTCCCTGGCTGTTATTCTTCGGTTTGTTTGCAGCCGGAATTTATATCAATATAGTTGGTATCTTGTTCTTGGTGGTAGGTTCTGCTGGGTTGTATATCTACTTAGGTAGACAGTTGCGAGCGGCTGGGCAAGATGCCATCCTCAAGCAACGCGCAACCCAAAGGCTGGCTGAGGAATCTGCTCAAACATCAGAAACTGTACCACAGCCAGCAGTTGTTGTGGAAATTATGCCAATTCCAGAAGCAGATTTGAGTGCGATCAAAAGCATTTTTGGCATTGATACATTTTTCGCCACAGAAACCATCGCCTACCAAGATGGGGCAATTTTTAAAGGCAATCTGCGCGGTGAACCGCAAGAAATTCATCATCGTTTGACAGCCAGCTTAAAACAAAAACTGGGTGATCAATATCGCTTGTTTTTAGTTGAAAATACTGATGGTAAACCCGTGGTGATTGTTCTGCCTAGCAGCAACGATCCACGTCCGACGACGCTACCACAAAAAGCCTTTGCAGGAATTCTGGGTTTAGCAACGATTGCCACTAGCCTAGAAACTGCGGGATTACTACTCAATTTTGATTTACTTGGCACCCCAGCACGATTACCAGAGGCTTTACCCATCGGCTTGGGTATATTTGCCATTTTGATCGCTCACGAAATCGGACATTGGTTACTAGCGCGTCGCTATCAAGTGCGCCTGAGTTGGCCTTTCTTTTTACCGGCTGTACAGATTGGCTCTTTTGGCGCAATTACCCGTTTTGAGTCGCTATTACCTAATCGCACAGCATTATTTGATATTGCGGTTGCGGGGCCTGTGGCTGGCGGTGCTGTATCCTTACTGATGCTGATTGCTGGCTTGCTACTTTCTCACCAAGGTAGTTTGTTTCAGTTACCCAATCAGTTTTTCCAAGGTTCAATTTTAGTCGGTAGTTTGGCGAGGGTTGTCCTCGGTTCCGCGTTGCAATCACCTGTAGTAAATGTCCATCCCCTAGTGGTGATTGGTTGGCTAGGTTTAGTTATCACCGCTTTAAACTTAATGCCAGCCGGACAATTAGATGGTGGACGGATTGTGCAAGCAATTTATGGCAGAAAAACCGCCAGCAGAGCCACTATCGCTACTTTAATTCTCCTAGCTTTGGTCGCCCTTGGTAATACTCTGGCGATGTATTGGGCAATTGTCATTGTCTTTCTACAACGGGATTTGGAACGCCCCAGTTTAAACGAAATCTCCGAACCCGATGACGCAAGAGCTGCTTTAGGTTTATTGGTTTTGTTCTTGATGATTACCACCTTGTTACCATTAACCCCCGGTTTGGCTGGAAGGTTGGGAATTGGCGGGTAA
- the murQ gene encoding N-acetylmuramic acid 6-phosphate etherase, translating to MTNLQERGHLLTEQVNPLSLNLDQLSCLELVELFNSEDHKAVAAVAAAKAEIAAAIERTAERLRQGGRLFYVGAGTSGRLGVLDAAECPPTFCTPPELVQGIIAGGAGALVRSSEDLEDRAEDGDGAIAQRHVTQLDVVVGITAGGTTPFVHGAINAARQRGALTIFIACVPAEQVRFEADIDIRLLTGPEVLAGSTRLKAGTATKLTLNILSTGVMVQLGKVYGNRMVDVAVTNQKLRDRALRILQDLTGLSREAAGYLLERSGKWVKLALFMHWTGVDKEVGDRLLAEHQGNLKTAIASYKSHQKS from the coding sequence ATGACAAATTTGCAGGAACGCGGGCATTTATTGACTGAACAGGTCAATCCTTTGAGTCTCAACTTAGACCAACTCAGTTGTTTGGAGTTGGTGGAACTGTTTAATAGTGAAGATCATAAGGCAGTGGCAGCAGTGGCGGCGGCTAAGGCTGAGATAGCAGCAGCAATTGAGCGCACAGCAGAACGTTTACGTCAGGGTGGACGCTTGTTTTATGTTGGTGCGGGAACAAGCGGTAGATTGGGGGTATTAGATGCGGCGGAGTGTCCCCCGACTTTCTGCACGCCCCCAGAGTTGGTACAGGGGATTATCGCTGGTGGTGCTGGCGCACTGGTACGCAGTTCTGAGGATTTAGAAGATCGTGCCGAAGATGGAGATGGCGCGATCGCACAACGTCATGTGACTCAGTTAGATGTAGTAGTGGGAATTACTGCCGGTGGGACAACGCCTTTTGTCCACGGTGCGATCAATGCAGCCCGTCAACGGGGGGCATTGACAATTTTCATTGCTTGTGTTCCTGCGGAGCAAGTCAGGTTTGAGGCTGATATTGATATTCGTCTGTTGACAGGGCCGGAGGTGTTAGCAGGTTCTACCCGTCTGAAAGCAGGTACAGCCACGAAGCTAACGTTAAATATTTTGTCTACTGGGGTGATGGTGCAACTAGGCAAAGTTTACGGCAATCGCATGGTGGATGTGGCAGTAACAAATCAAAAGTTACGCGATCGCGCCTTACGCATCCTACAAGACCTCACCGGTTTAAGTCGAGAAGCCGCAGGTTATTTATTAGAACGTAGCGGTAAATGGGTGAAGCTGGCATTATTCATGCACTGGACTGGTGTAGACAAAGAAGTAGGCGATCGCCTGTTAGCAGAACACCAAGGTAATCTCAAAACTGCGATCGCTAGTTATAAAAGCCATCAAAAGTCCTGA
- a CDS encoding DUF3110 domain-containing protein yields the protein MITPMRVFILIFNAHTENEGIHSVRVGDRDKILMFESQDDAVRFALMLEAQDFPTPTVEAIDAEEIKEFCESADYDWELIPENSDLVIPPEINVEETEWRADGQYNDTGDGSFNDDDVPPAEETEFSASELETIRRKLEGLL from the coding sequence ATGATTACGCCAATGCGGGTTTTTATTTTGATTTTTAACGCTCACACGGAAAATGAGGGGATTCATTCGGTACGCGTGGGCGATCGCGATAAAATTCTCATGTTTGAATCCCAAGATGATGCGGTGCGTTTTGCTTTGATGTTGGAAGCTCAAGATTTCCCCACCCCTACCGTCGAAGCTATTGACGCTGAGGAAATTAAGGAGTTTTGCGAAAGTGCGGATTATGATTGGGAACTGATCCCAGAAAATAGTGATTTGGTGATTCCGCCAGAAATCAACGTAGAAGAAACTGAGTGGCGAGCTGATGGTCAATATAATGACACTGGCGATGGCAGTTTCAATGATGATGATGTACCACCCGCAGAAGAAACTGAATTTTCTGCGTCTGAACTGGAAACTATTCGTCGCAAATTGGAAGGATTGTTGTAA
- a CDS encoding translocation/assembly module TamB domain-containing protein, which produces MIKSSPQDNQSPNNDRKRLWLLMLKRGGIALGSILLLGLIGGTWRLWIFIQKELTPLAQTSLTDTLNRPVTLGKVTEFSLTGVKFGASAIPATPTDPDRVAVDAVEVGFNPLPLIFNRQLNLDVTLVNPDAYIEQDEQGRWITTTLAPPGKAGAIKTDLNSLRFRNGNVTLVPQEKEDKVENSPPTPPSSLTPPSSPTPISFSQVQGTAAFLENNQLIKYTVQGEADSGGKIAIEGDVRPKTLVANLQLQAQDILASNVTRIVKLPLNLQAGRVNGDLQIQLAPEQRPMISGSADLNNVTLQIPRTPQLLTNTQGNLYFQGTEIKLENINTNYGKIPLVAAGIIDTQAGYKLAGRVNSVSVANAQETLNLKLPVPVAGQLQAQLQIVGTLTQPILSGTVSTVKTAQIDKVNFKSVSSKFEFLPNEALVTLKEVQGTTTVGGAIAGGGTIQLGENPQLNLNFTANNVAGDAIAKLYNPNLAVKIGTVAATAQVTGTPTNAQTLVNFQAPGAIYPTTGEVIVSANRNYRFRNVVARVAGGTVRGYGSFVNQRWQAVAQASGVNLAPFVNPEQLQNISLAGAALNGRFVVTGTAEPFAIANIRSEGAGVQIGGGRIVIANIQLQDQNFAASLAANNVRLGRILKNAPPALANPVNGTFQVAGNRENFSLQTLQATGQATLNVAGGTVTASNIQVANGRYQAQVQANNVPVQRLAAVPVRGNLTGQLDVAGVVNTFNPQSIQASGQARLNVGNGTVTASNIQLANGRYQAQVQANNVPVQRLAAVPVQGDLTGQFNVVGAVDAFNPQSIQASGQARLNVGNGTLTASNIQVANGSYQAQIQANNVPVQRFLANVPVQGNLTGQLNVAGAVDAFNPQSIQASGQAQLNVGNGTLTATNIQVANGSYQAQVQANNVPVQRLANVPPQFQGDLTGQLNVAGSVTSISPQTIQASGQAQLNVAGGNIALSNIQLANGRYQTAVAATGVQLNRLNQQLRGQLGGQLQLAGNLGSTRLADIEAAGQVQLSQGLPGIERPLTASLAWNGQRLTIQQAAAPGLNVSGDILANATKPGIPEITALNLNVQAQDFNLQQLPVTLPNQVAVTGKVDFDGRITGKLPLPNVAGQIGLKDLVVQGIAFEPLLTGRIQTGQGLNLDLRGNNDRIALNLNANNRPESFLVQWQQAFAQGQVRGNDWTVKVANFPLQILNLSPPPNLRLGAGKVAGLLTGDLQVNQRTFATNGNLAIANPAIGRIKGDQLTAQFRYNNGTATLSSGTFIKGSSRYTLAGNIAQTPKGPQIQGKLNVNQGNIQDVLTVAQIFELQDFQRDPSEANYGQAEDLITYSPGLPNRPLLDQLKKFAEINALVAEQEQQRNGSPIPDLANLQGTFSGEVAVDTTTPQGLAVQFNLNGQNFAWGKETDSNRFYKADKVIAEGSFTNGVLQLRPLRIESENSLVAFAGNIGGEDQSGQLRVSNFPLQVLNNFVNLPIGITGNLSGSAALAGSIANPQAKGELQINNGTLNQSPLELANASFSYANGRLNFSSTVAVAGPEPVNINGSIPYKLPFASVAPNSDDISLDVKVENEGLALLNLLTNQVAFEKGEGVVDITVRGTRQKPIVNGIATIQGATFSAQALPEKVRDVTGRVQFDFDRILVENLQGRFSRGKVEAGGEIPIFNNDLAINNPLTVNLDQLTLSLKGLYQGGASGNLQIVGSALNPAVGGKVSLYDGQVLLAESANANPTATSNAGITLPTQNKQNKQDVSNGNAIARFNDLELELGNNLQITRPPILSFRATGNLTVNGTFADPIPVGTIRLRDGGVNLFTTQFKLARGAEQTATFRASQPRDPDLNVQLFAKVLDVVQNSDFSGNRLNPTGLAALESVRVDAVVNGPASRLNESLDLTSSPSRSENEIVALLGGGFVNTQGRADSTLGLINIAGSAVFNNFQSAFTQIGGALGLSELRIFPTVISNNPEAGRSSSSIELAAEAGVDISTKFSISAIKILTANDPFQWGINYRLNDKVRVRGSTNLDDDSRAVIEYQTRF; this is translated from the coding sequence ATGATTAAGTCTTCTCCTCAAGATAATCAGTCTCCTAATAATGACCGCAAGCGTTTGTGGTTGCTGATGTTGAAACGTGGTGGCATCGCCCTAGGAAGCATTTTGCTGCTGGGGTTAATCGGCGGTACTTGGCGGTTGTGGATTTTTATCCAAAAAGAGTTAACACCGCTAGCACAAACAAGTCTCACCGATACACTTAACCGTCCGGTAACACTAGGAAAAGTCACAGAATTCTCACTTACAGGCGTAAAGTTTGGTGCTTCTGCTATCCCCGCCACCCCTACAGATCCCGATCGGGTAGCAGTTGATGCTGTAGAAGTCGGTTTTAACCCATTACCGTTAATTTTTAATCGTCAACTAAATCTAGATGTTACCCTAGTCAATCCCGATGCTTACATTGAACAGGATGAACAAGGACGTTGGATTACCACAACCTTGGCACCACCAGGAAAAGCCGGAGCGATTAAGACTGATTTAAATAGTCTGCGTTTCCGTAATGGCAATGTGACACTTGTGCCGCAGGAAAAAGAAGACAAAGTAGAAAATTCTCCCCCCACTCCCCCATCTTCCCTCACTCCCCCATCCTCCCCCACCCCCATCTCCTTCTCCCAAGTCCAAGGAACTGCCGCATTCCTGGAAAACAATCAACTAATTAAATACACTGTCCAAGGTGAAGCAGACAGTGGCGGGAAAATTGCCATTGAGGGAGATGTCCGCCCTAAAACCTTAGTGGCTAATCTTCAACTGCAAGCACAAGACATTCTGGCTAGCAATGTTACCCGCATTGTGAAGTTACCACTAAATTTACAAGCGGGTCGAGTTAATGGCGATTTGCAAATTCAGTTAGCCCCAGAACAACGCCCTATGATATCTGGTAGTGCTGACTTAAATAACGTCACGCTTCAGATCCCCCGTACACCCCAATTATTAACAAATACTCAAGGCAATCTTTACTTCCAGGGAACGGAAATCAAGCTGGAGAATATTAATACTAACTATGGCAAAATTCCTTTAGTAGCGGCGGGGATTATTGACACTCAAGCAGGCTATAAGCTAGCTGGGCGGGTAAATAGTGTAAGTGTCGCTAATGCCCAAGAAACTCTCAACTTAAAACTGCCTGTACCTGTAGCTGGGCAATTACAAGCACAATTGCAAATAGTAGGAACACTTACACAGCCTATCCTTTCAGGCACTGTTAGCACCGTCAAAACAGCCCAAATCGATAAAGTTAATTTTAAGAGTGTTAGTAGCAAGTTTGAGTTTTTGCCTAATGAGGCCTTAGTTACTTTAAAAGAGGTTCAGGGAACAACCACAGTCGGCGGCGCGATCGCAGGTGGTGGTACTATCCAACTGGGAGAAAACCCCCAATTAAATTTAAATTTCACGGCTAATAATGTTGCTGGGGATGCGATCGCTAAACTCTACAACCCCAATCTTGCTGTTAAAATTGGCACGGTTGCAGCTACCGCCCAAGTAACTGGAACTCCTACAAATGCCCAAACATTAGTCAATTTCCAAGCTCCTGGGGCGATCTATCCCACTACTGGTGAAGTGATAGTTAGTGCTAATCGTAACTACAGATTCCGTAATGTGGTGGCGCGGGTGGCTGGTGGTACGGTGCGGGGTTATGGTAGCTTTGTCAATCAACGCTGGCAAGCTGTGGCTCAAGCGTCCGGGGTGAATTTAGCACCGTTTGTTAACCCAGAGCAACTACAAAATATTTCTTTGGCAGGGGCAGCGTTAAACGGTCGTTTTGTAGTCACCGGTACGGCTGAACCTTTTGCCATTGCTAATATTCGCTCCGAGGGGGCTGGGGTGCAAATTGGTGGTGGTAGAATTGTGATCGCAAACATCCAACTCCAAGACCAAAATTTCGCCGCCAGTTTAGCTGCTAATAATGTCCGCTTAGGACGCATCCTCAAAAATGCTCCCCCAGCTTTGGCTAATCCTGTTAATGGCACGTTCCAAGTCGCAGGTAACAGAGAAAATTTCAGCCTGCAAACTCTACAAGCCACTGGTCAAGCTACTCTCAATGTGGCTGGGGGTACGGTAACAGCCTCAAATATCCAAGTAGCTAACGGTCGTTATCAGGCACAAGTCCAAGCTAACAATGTTCCTGTGCAACGTTTGGCTGCTGTCCCGGTTCGAGGTAATTTAACTGGACAATTGGATGTAGCTGGTGTAGTGAATACTTTTAACCCCCAAAGTATCCAAGCTAGTGGCCAAGCACGGCTAAATGTTGGTAATGGCACAGTCACAGCATCGAATATTCAATTGGCTAACGGACGCTATCAAGCACAAGTCCAAGCTAATAATGTGCCTGTACAACGCTTGGCGGCTGTTCCAGTTCAAGGCGATTTAACTGGACAATTCAATGTAGTGGGTGCGGTGGATGCTTTTAATCCCCAAAGTATCCAAGCTAGTGGCCAAGCACGGCTAAATGTGGGTAACGGCACACTCACCGCCTCAAATATTCAAGTAGCTAACGGAAGCTATCAGGCACAAATTCAAGCTAATAATGTTCCTGTACAACGCTTCTTAGCAAATGTCCCAGTCCAAGGTAATTTAACGGGACAATTAAATGTAGCGGGTGCAGTGGATGCTTTTAACCCCCAAAGTATCCAAGCTAGTGGTCAAGCACAGCTAAATGTGGGTAATGGCACACTCACCGCCACCAATATTCAAGTAGCTAACGGAAGCTATCAGGCACAAGTCCAAGCCAACAACGTCCCTGTACAACGCTTGGCAAATGTCCCGCCTCAGTTCCAAGGCGATTTAACTGGACAATTAAATGTAGCAGGTTCAGTTACTTCTATTAGTCCCCAAACCATCCAAGCCAGTGGACAAGCACAGCTAAATGTCGCAGGTGGTAATATCGCACTCTCCAACATTCAACTTGCTAATGGTCGCTATCAAACCGCAGTGGCTGCAACGGGTGTGCAGTTAAATCGCTTGAATCAACAATTGCGGGGGCAGCTGGGCGGACAGTTGCAGTTAGCGGGTAATTTGGGTTCAACTAGATTAGCTGATATAGAAGCGGCTGGTCAGGTGCAGTTATCCCAAGGCTTACCGGGAATTGAACGACCCCTGACAGCCTCTCTCGCTTGGAATGGGCAAAGGTTGACAATTCAACAGGCTGCTGCTCCTGGTTTAAATGTCAGTGGAGACATCTTAGCCAATGCCACAAAACCGGGGATACCAGAAATTACAGCCTTAAATCTCAACGTCCAAGCCCAAGATTTTAACCTGCAACAGTTACCTGTGACTCTACCTAATCAGGTAGCGGTGACAGGCAAGGTGGATTTCGACGGTCGCATCACTGGCAAGTTACCCTTACCCAATGTAGCTGGGCAAATCGGGTTAAAAGACTTAGTTGTGCAAGGCATTGCGTTTGAACCCTTGTTAACTGGCAGGATTCAGACAGGGCAGGGGTTAAATTTAGATTTGCGAGGGAATAATGATCGCATCGCCTTAAATCTTAACGCCAATAATCGCCCGGAATCCTTCCTAGTACAATGGCAGCAAGCCTTTGCCCAAGGTCAAGTCCGGGGGAATGATTGGACGGTGAAAGTTGCCAACTTCCCCTTACAAATTTTGAATTTGTCACCGCCGCCAAATCTGCGTTTGGGTGCGGGGAAAGTCGCTGGATTATTAACCGGAGATTTGCAAGTTAACCAACGCACATTTGCTACAAATGGAAATTTAGCGATCGCTAATCCAGCCATTGGTAGGATTAAAGGCGATCAATTAACAGCTCAGTTCCGCTACAACAATGGTACAGCCACCCTATCCAGTGGTACCTTTATCAAAGGTAGCAGTCGTTACACCTTAGCAGGTAATATTGCTCAGACCCCTAAAGGTCCCCAAATCCAAGGAAAACTCAACGTTAACCAAGGCAACATTCAAGATGTGCTGACCGTAGCACAGATATTTGAACTCCAAGATTTTCAACGTGATCCTTCCGAAGCAAATTATGGTCAAGCTGAGGATCTGATCACGTATTCCCCAGGTTTACCGAATCGTCCTTTACTTGACCAACTCAAGAAATTTGCTGAAATTAACGCTTTAGTAGCAGAACAAGAACAACAGCGCAATGGTTCACCGATACCGGATTTAGCGAATTTACAGGGAACCTTTAGCGGTGAAGTCGCTGTAGATACTACCACCCCTCAAGGTCTAGCAGTACAGTTCAACTTGAATGGTCAAAACTTCGCCTGGGGTAAAGAAACAGATTCTAACCGCTTCTATAAAGCCGATAAAGTAATTGCTGAAGGTAGTTTTACTAATGGCGTTTTACAGTTGCGACCTTTACGGATTGAATCCGAAAATAGCCTGGTAGCCTTCGCCGGCAACATTGGCGGTGAAGACCAATCTGGTCAGTTGCGAGTGAGTAACTTTCCTCTCCAGGTACTGAACAATTTCGTCAACCTCCCCATAGGCATTACAGGCAATCTTAGCGGTTCAGCAGCTTTAGCAGGTAGCATTGCCAACCCCCAAGCTAAAGGCGAATTGCAAATCAACAATGGTACACTCAATCAAAGCCCATTAGAGTTAGCCAACGCCAGCTTCAGTTATGCTAATGGCCGCTTAAACTTTAGTAGTACCGTAGCCGTAGCTGGCCCAGAACCTGTAAATATTAATGGCAGCATACCCTATAAATTGCCTTTTGCTTCTGTAGCTCCCAATAGCGACGATATCAGTCTGGATGTGAAAGTTGAAAATGAAGGGTTAGCACTATTAAACCTGTTAACTAATCAAGTAGCTTTTGAAAAAGGTGAAGGTGTAGTAGATATAACAGTCAGGGGAACCAGACAAAAACCAATTGTTAATGGTATCGCCACTATCCAAGGTGCAACATTTTCTGCTCAGGCTTTACCAGAAAAAGTCAGAGATGTGACAGGTAGAGTACAGTTTGATTTTGACCGTATCTTAGTCGAAAATTTGCAAGGCAGATTTAGCCGTGGCAAAGTAGAAGCTGGTGGAGAAATTCCCATATTTAACAACGACCTAGCAATCAACAATCCCCTGACTGTTAACCTTGACCAGTTAACCTTAAGCCTCAAGGGATTGTATCAAGGTGGCGCAAGTGGCAATTTGCAGATTGTTGGTTCTGCTTTGAATCCAGCCGTGGGTGGTAAGGTGAGTTTGTATGATGGTCAGGTGTTGCTAGCAGAATCTGCCAACGCCAATCCCACAGCCACGAGTAATGCTGGTATAACACTACCAACCCAGAACAAACAGAATAAACAAGACGTAAGCAATGGAAATGCGATCGCTAGGTTTAATGATTTAGAACTAGAATTAGGCAACAACCTCCAAATTACCCGGCCACCAATTTTAAGCTTCCGCGCTACGGGTAATCTCACAGTCAATGGTACTTTTGCCGACCCCATCCCTGTTGGTACTATCCGCTTACGAGATGGCGGGGTGAATTTGTTCACTACCCAATTTAAACTAGCTCGCGGTGCTGAACAAACTGCTACTTTTAGAGCTAGTCAACCCCGCGATCCCGATTTAAATGTCCAGCTATTTGCCAAAGTTTTAGATGTAGTCCAAAACAGTGACTTTAGCGGTAACAGACTCAATCCTACAGGTTTAGCAGCATTAGAGAGTGTGCGTGTGGATGCTGTGGTCAATGGCCCTGCTAGCAGACTCAATGAAAGTCTAGACTTAACAAGTAGTCCATCGCGGAGTGAAAACGAAATTGTCGCCTTATTAGGTGGTGGTTTTGTCAATACCCAAGGGCGTGCTGATAGTACCCTAGGTTTAATTAATATTGCAGGTTCAGCCGTTTTCAATAACTTTCAGTCTGCATTTACCCAAATTGGTGGTGCTTTGGGTTTGAGTGAACTACGGATATTTCCTACTGTAATTTCTAATAATCCCGAAGCAGGTAGAAGCAGTTCTAGTATAGAATTAGCAGCTGAAGCAGGGGTTGATATTTCTACCAAGTTTTCTATTTCCGCCATCAAGATTTTGACAGCCAATGACCCCTTCCAATGGGGGATTAATTATCGCCTGAATGATAAAGTCCGTGTGCGTGGTTCGACTAATTTAGACGATGATAGTCGCGCTGTAATTGAGTATCAAACACGGTTTTGA
- a CDS encoding GAF domain-containing protein: MTDLALPASIQSILEQHTEPDSLLSALLPVLGEELDCDRCFLYLRNPDTKFGRVTHCWRRHQDIPDIGELDWKLEPASLPQEDPMFAAALRTEPSIYVEDVETADPGIVNKEFERQNFGHRALIHAHLCHDGQLWGILQPCIFSQKRVWSQSDRAMVTQLETKLIPLVINYVQVVSK; encoded by the coding sequence AGCTTTACCTGCAAGTATCCAAAGTATTCTGGAACAACACACTGAACCAGATTCTCTATTGTCTGCGTTACTTCCGGTACTGGGAGAAGAATTAGATTGCGATCGCTGCTTCCTCTACCTACGAAATCCGGATACTAAGTTTGGCAGAGTTACCCACTGCTGGCGACGGCATCAAGATATTCCAGATATTGGAGAACTAGATTGGAAATTAGAGCCAGCATCGCTACCACAAGAAGACCCGATGTTTGCTGCTGCGTTGCGGACTGAGCCATCTATTTATGTGGAAGACGTAGAAACCGCAGATCCTGGTATTGTTAACAAAGAATTTGAGCGCCAAAACTTTGGTCATCGAGCCTTGATTCACGCCCACTTATGCCACGATGGTCAACTCTGGGGAATTTTGCAGCCTTGTATCTTCAGTCAAAAGCGAGTTTGGTCACAATCTGACCGTGCTATGGTAACTCAACTGGAAACTAAATTAATACCTTTGGTTATTAACTACGTTCAAGTTGTATCTAAGTAG